Proteins from a single region of Luteolibacter arcticus:
- a CDS encoding aspartate aminotransferase family protein, producing the protein MATLPPFDYTPLPYDGPSPEEVLDLRKQYVSPGIFHYYKKPIMIVEGKGQYLFDETGRRYLDGFGGIVTVSVGHCHPEVVAAANLQNETISHTTTIYLHPNIALYAKELAAKMPGDLKVCYFVNSGSEANDLAMLMARAYTGNYDAIALRNAYHGGSPSAMALTSHHTWKFNVPHSFGVQHARMPDIYRGPFGSDDPDAGKKYAADVEDLVRFGTSGRIAAFIAESIQGVGGTVVFPEGYLKHAYEHARAAGGLCIADEVQAGFGRTGTHFWGFETQGVIPDIVTMAKGIGNGCPLAAVVTTPEIAKTLATRIHFNTFGGNPVSMAQGRAVLRVIEKEGLQVNSLKIGARLTAGFHRLAEKHSLIGQVRGLGLMLGVELVKDRETKEPARDECAAVFERCKELGLLIGKGGLLGNVLRIKPPMCITEADADFMLEVIDESLASV; encoded by the coding sequence ATGGCCACGCTCCCGCCCTTCGACTACACGCCGCTGCCTTACGATGGTCCTTCACCGGAGGAGGTGCTCGATCTTCGAAAGCAATACGTCAGCCCCGGCATCTTCCACTATTACAAGAAGCCGATCATGATCGTGGAAGGGAAGGGTCAGTACCTCTTCGACGAAACCGGCCGCCGCTACCTCGATGGCTTTGGCGGCATCGTCACGGTGAGCGTGGGGCATTGCCATCCCGAGGTGGTGGCCGCGGCGAACCTGCAGAACGAGACTATTTCCCACACGACAACGATCTACCTGCACCCGAACATCGCGCTCTACGCCAAGGAACTTGCAGCGAAGATGCCGGGCGATCTGAAGGTCTGCTACTTCGTCAATTCGGGCTCGGAGGCGAACGACCTCGCGATGCTGATGGCGCGCGCCTACACGGGGAACTACGATGCGATTGCGCTGCGCAATGCCTACCACGGCGGCAGCCCGTCGGCGATGGCACTGACTTCGCACCACACGTGGAAATTCAATGTACCGCACTCCTTCGGCGTCCAGCACGCGCGGATGCCGGACATCTATCGCGGGCCTTTCGGAAGCGATGATCCCGACGCGGGGAAGAAGTATGCCGCGGATGTGGAGGATCTTGTGCGCTTCGGCACTTCCGGAAGGATCGCAGCGTTCATCGCCGAGTCGATCCAAGGGGTCGGCGGGACGGTGGTCTTTCCCGAGGGTTATCTGAAGCATGCCTACGAGCATGCGCGGGCTGCCGGCGGCCTGTGCATTGCGGATGAAGTACAGGCTGGCTTCGGGCGCACCGGCACGCACTTCTGGGGCTTCGAAACGCAGGGCGTGATTCCCGACATTGTCACGATGGCCAAGGGCATCGGGAATGGCTGTCCGCTCGCTGCGGTGGTGACCACGCCGGAGATCGCGAAGACTTTGGCAACGCGCATTCACTTCAACACTTTCGGCGGCAATCCGGTGTCGATGGCTCAGGGGCGCGCGGTGCTGAGGGTGATCGAGAAGGAGGGGCTGCAGGTGAATTCGCTGAAGATCGGCGCTCGTCTTACGGCTGGCTTTCACCGGCTCGCGGAAAAGCACTCGCTCATCGGCCAAGTCCGTGGCCTCGGCCTCATGCTCGGCGTTGAGTTGGTGAAGGATCGCGAGACGAAGGAACCCGCCCGCGACGAATGCGCGGCCGTGTTCGAGCGATGCAAGGAACTCGGCCTGCTGATCGGGAAGGGCGGGCTGTTGGGGAATGTTCTCCGCATCAAGCCGCCGATGTGCATCACCGAAGCCGATGCGGATTTCATGCTCGAAGTGATCGACGAATCACTAGCTTCAGTCTGA
- a CDS encoding NCS1 family nucleobase:cation symporter-1 — MHQPHHDDSLINDDIAPVPVAKRTWSTRDIAALWVGMAVCIPTYSIASSLLGNGLTWWQAVLTVFLGNLIVLVPMTLNAHPGTAYGIPFPVLLRASFGTRGANVAAMLRGVVACGWFGIQTWVGGDAIYSTLGMMFGWDKPEAISWLGISGGQFACFMVFWAINVFFILKGMESIRWLEVLSAPFLLLVGVALMVWAVAKAGGFGPVFAGNSRALPVNEFLPVFGAGLTAMVGFWATLSLNIPDFSRYARSQKDQVLGQAIGLPPTMTLYSFIGIVVTGATVVIYGGDGIWNPVDVIGKIGSPWLSALALIALAIATLSTNIAANVVSPANDFSNLAPKHISFRTGGMITAVIGILMMPWKLYADPNGYIFTWLIGYSALLGPIAGIMIADYFVLRRRKLDVDELYRTNGIYRFTNGFSLAGLSAFLLSVSPNLPGFLVQIGALDAASVPDIFETLYRQAWFVGFGLGFVLFLAFRKVAPVKIHP, encoded by the coding sequence ATGCACCAGCCCCATCACGACGATTCGCTGATCAATGACGACATTGCCCCGGTGCCCGTGGCGAAGCGGACTTGGTCGACGCGCGACATCGCCGCGTTGTGGGTGGGTATGGCCGTGTGCATCCCGACCTACAGCATCGCCAGCAGTCTGTTAGGCAATGGGCTCACGTGGTGGCAGGCGGTGCTCACCGTGTTCCTGGGCAATCTCATCGTGCTGGTGCCGATGACCCTGAATGCTCATCCCGGCACGGCCTACGGCATCCCTTTCCCGGTGCTGCTGCGCGCCAGTTTCGGCACCCGCGGTGCCAATGTCGCCGCCATGCTGCGTGGCGTGGTGGCGTGCGGGTGGTTCGGCATTCAGACGTGGGTCGGAGGAGACGCGATTTACTCGACGCTGGGCATGATGTTCGGCTGGGACAAGCCGGAGGCGATTTCGTGGCTCGGCATTTCCGGCGGCCAGTTCGCCTGCTTCATGGTCTTCTGGGCGATCAATGTTTTCTTCATCCTCAAGGGCATGGAGTCGATCCGGTGGCTCGAAGTCTTGAGTGCGCCGTTTCTGTTGCTCGTGGGTGTCGCGCTGATGGTATGGGCGGTTGCGAAAGCCGGTGGCTTTGGCCCTGTCTTCGCAGGCAACTCGCGGGCGCTACCGGTGAATGAATTCCTGCCCGTCTTCGGCGCGGGTCTCACCGCGATGGTGGGTTTCTGGGCGACCCTTTCGCTGAATATCCCCGACTTCTCCCGCTATGCTCGATCGCAGAAGGACCAGGTGCTCGGCCAGGCCATCGGTCTCCCTCCGACCATGACGCTCTACTCGTTCATCGGCATCGTGGTCACGGGAGCGACGGTGGTGATCTACGGCGGCGATGGTATTTGGAACCCCGTGGACGTGATCGGCAAGATCGGCAGCCCATGGCTCTCCGCGCTGGCCCTGATCGCTCTCGCCATCGCCACGCTCTCGACGAATATCGCGGCCAATGTCGTTTCCCCGGCGAACGACTTCTCCAATCTCGCTCCAAAGCACATCAGCTTCCGCACCGGCGGCATGATCACCGCGGTGATCGGCATCCTGATGATGCCGTGGAAACTCTACGCCGATCCGAATGGTTACATCTTCACCTGGCTCATCGGTTACAGCGCGCTGTTAGGGCCGATCGCCGGGATCATGATCGCCGATTACTTTGTGCTGCGGCGGAGGAAGCTGGATGTGGATGAACTCTACCGGACGAACGGCATCTATCGCTTTACCAACGGCTTCAGCCTCGCCGGGTTGTCCGCGTTCTTGCTCTCCGTTTCGCCGAATCTGCCGGGCTTTCTGGTGCAGATTGGTGCCCTCGACGCCGCTTCGGTGCCGGACATCTTCGAAACTCTCTACCGGCAGGCCTGGTTCGTCGGGTTCGGGCTTGGTTTCGTGCTCTTCCTGGCTTTCCGGAAAGTCGCCCCGGTTAAAATCCATCCCTGA
- the hydA gene encoding dihydropyrimidinase codes for MSLLIRNGDIVTATTRFTADILCENGVITAIDRDLPVPPGAEVIDATGKVVFPGFIDPHVHIYLPFMGTYAKDDWASGSKAALMGGTTTLIEMCCPSRAEDPLEAIRLWKSKAAGLASCDYTFHAGITKFDDTTAAAMTAIVKEEAISSFKVFLAYKGAFGIDDTELYRTLVTVKELGAVLTAHCENAELVAETQKKLVAEGKTGPEWHEPSRPISVEAEGCHHLMTFAGMTGTEVYVVHTSCRPAVEAIVEARARGVKAGIETVAPYLTLDSSYAEKPEFEGAKWVMSPPIRSKEQQEFLWQCLADGTIDTVATDHAPFDFATQKHMGHPEADKAVDASFEPTGKPANFTLIPNGIPSVEERVKLLYTHGVATGRIDLHAFVRLASTRAAEIFGLYPRKGEVALGSDADLVIWDPAWRGIISAATHSMATDYSAWEGWPVEGRPELVTVRGKVMVRDGTWCGDTGWGTFLERRPKD; via the coding sequence ATGAGCCTTCTCATCCGCAACGGCGACATCGTCACTGCCACCACCCGCTTCACCGCCGACATCCTATGCGAGAACGGTGTGATCACCGCCATTGATCGCGACTTGCCCGTGCCTCCCGGAGCAGAGGTGATCGATGCGACCGGCAAGGTTGTCTTTCCGGGCTTCATCGATCCCCACGTCCACATTTACCTGCCCTTTATGGGCACTTATGCGAAGGACGATTGGGCGAGCGGCAGCAAGGCGGCGCTGATGGGCGGCACCACCACGCTGATTGAGATGTGCTGCCCGTCGCGTGCCGAGGACCCGCTGGAGGCGATCCGGCTGTGGAAAAGCAAGGCGGCCGGTCTCGCCTCCTGCGACTATACCTTCCACGCCGGGATCACGAAGTTCGACGACACGACGGCCGCGGCCATGACGGCAATCGTGAAGGAGGAAGCCATTTCGTCCTTCAAGGTTTTCCTCGCCTACAAGGGCGCCTTCGGCATCGATGACACCGAGCTCTACCGCACGCTCGTCACTGTGAAGGAACTCGGCGCTGTGCTCACCGCCCACTGCGAGAACGCGGAGTTGGTGGCTGAAACCCAGAAGAAGCTCGTCGCCGAGGGGAAGACCGGCCCGGAATGGCACGAGCCGTCGCGGCCGATCAGTGTGGAGGCGGAAGGCTGCCATCACCTGATGACCTTCGCGGGCATGACCGGCACCGAGGTCTATGTGGTCCACACGAGTTGCAGGCCGGCGGTCGAGGCGATCGTCGAGGCTCGGGCCCGTGGCGTGAAGGCCGGCATCGAGACGGTCGCGCCTTACCTCACACTCGACAGCAGCTATGCCGAGAAGCCGGAATTCGAGGGCGCGAAGTGGGTGATGAGCCCGCCGATCCGCTCCAAGGAACAGCAGGAGTTCCTTTGGCAATGTCTCGCTGATGGCACCATCGACACCGTGGCCACCGATCACGCGCCCTTTGATTTCGCCACCCAGAAGCACATGGGCCACCCCGAAGCCGACAAGGCGGTCGATGCTTCGTTCGAGCCAACCGGCAAGCCGGCGAACTTCACGCTCATCCCGAACGGCATCCCGAGCGTCGAGGAGCGCGTGAAGCTGCTCTACACGCATGGGGTCGCCACCGGCCGCATCGACCTGCATGCTTTTGTTAGACTCGCCAGCACCCGCGCTGCCGAGATCTTCGGGCTTTACCCGCGGAAGGGCGAGGTCGCCCTCGGCAGCGACGCCGACCTGGTGATCTGGGATCCCGCATGGCGGGGCATCATTTCCGCCGCCACCCATTCGATGGCCACCGACTATTCGGCGTGGGAAGGCTGGCCCGTCGAGGGGCGTCCGGAACTCGTCACCGTGCGTGGCAAGGTGATGGTCCGCGATGGTACTTGGTGCGGCGACACGGGGTGGGGGACATTTCTTGAGCGCAGGCCGAAGGATTGA
- a CDS encoding CoA-acylating methylmalonate-semialdehyde dehydrogenase, with translation MNPAAVDQTCPLYLGGKWKEVAGRGSSQVFNPSRGTVIASVPMCGAAEVNEVVAAARAAFPDWRDTPPNERAQVLFRLKILLEDAFEELCLGISTEHGKTLSEARGDLRRGIEVVEFACGIPTLLMGESLENIARGIDCHTDRHPLGVVAGICPFNFPALVPMWMWPIAIACGNTFVLKPSEKVPLTMQRVVGLLEKAGLPPGVLNIVHGGRECVDALLEHPDVAAISFVGSTPVAREIHRKGTSHGKRVQAAGGAKNFVILMPDADVDRTVEAVKDGAFGCAGERCMAGSTAVAVGEAGDKLLPALADLVGAMKVGPTDIRDSQPDMGAVISAEHKARVSGLVDAGEHAGAKVLTDGRKTKVDAAPDGFFLGPTVIDHVTPDNPLMGTEVFGPVLAVLRAKTLEDAISLANRQAFGNGASIFTSSGKAAREFRRNVSAGMVGINVGVPAPLAYFPFSGWNDSFFGDLHIQGKEGVEFFTKRKTTTTRWFSFGDGEVWAR, from the coding sequence ATGAACCCTGCCGCCGTGGATCAGACCTGCCCCTTGTATCTTGGTGGAAAATGGAAGGAGGTGGCGGGCAGGGGCAGCAGCCAAGTCTTCAATCCCTCCCGCGGCACGGTCATCGCCTCCGTCCCGATGTGTGGCGCGGCCGAGGTGAACGAGGTCGTCGCGGCTGCCAGGGCTGCTTTTCCCGATTGGCGGGACACCCCGCCGAACGAGCGGGCTCAGGTGCTATTCCGGCTGAAGATCCTGCTGGAGGACGCCTTCGAGGAGCTCTGCCTCGGCATTTCCACGGAGCACGGCAAGACCCTTTCCGAGGCCCGCGGCGACCTGCGGCGGGGCATCGAGGTGGTGGAGTTTGCCTGCGGGATCCCCACGCTGCTGATGGGGGAGTCGCTGGAGAACATCGCGCGGGGGATCGACTGCCACACCGACCGGCACCCGCTCGGCGTGGTAGCGGGCATCTGTCCGTTCAATTTCCCGGCCCTCGTCCCGATGTGGATGTGGCCGATCGCCATCGCCTGTGGGAATACCTTCGTGCTCAAACCGAGCGAGAAGGTCCCGCTCACCATGCAGCGCGTGGTGGGCTTGTTAGAGAAAGCCGGCTTGCCGCCGGGTGTGCTGAATATCGTCCATGGCGGCCGCGAGTGCGTGGATGCGCTGCTGGAGCACCCGGACGTCGCGGCGATTTCCTTCGTCGGCTCGACGCCGGTGGCCCGCGAGATCCATCGCAAGGGAACATCCCATGGCAAGCGTGTCCAAGCGGCCGGTGGCGCGAAGAATTTCGTGATCCTGATGCCCGATGCCGACGTGGATCGCACGGTGGAGGCGGTGAAGGACGGTGCGTTCGGTTGCGCGGGCGAGCGCTGCATGGCCGGTTCGACCGCGGTGGCAGTCGGGGAGGCGGGGGACAAGCTGTTGCCCGCCTTGGCTGATCTCGTGGGTGCGATGAAGGTCGGTCCTACCGACATCCGCGACTCGCAGCCTGACATGGGCGCGGTCATTTCCGCCGAGCACAAGGCGCGTGTCTCCGGGCTTGTCGATGCTGGCGAACATGCCGGGGCAAAGGTTCTAACGGACGGTCGCAAGACGAAGGTGGACGCCGCTCCCGACGGCTTCTTCCTTGGGCCTACCGTCATCGACCACGTGACGCCTGACAACCCGCTGATGGGGACGGAGGTCTTCGGTCCCGTGCTGGCCGTGCTGCGTGCGAAGACCCTTGAAGATGCCATCTCGCTCGCCAACCGGCAGGCCTTTGGCAATGGGGCGTCGATCTTCACTAGCTCTGGCAAGGCCGCCCGCGAATTCCGTCGCAATGTCAGCGCTGGCATGGTGGGCATCAACGTCGGCGTTCCCGCACCGCTCGCCTATTTCCCCTTCAGCGGCTGGAACGATTCGTTCTTCGGCGACCTCCACATCCAGGGCAAGGAAGGCGTCGAGTTCTTCACCAAACGCAAGACCACGACCACGCGGTGGTTCTCCTTCGGCGATGGGGAGGTGTGGGCGAGGTGA
- the nagB gene encoding glucosamine-6-phosphate deaminase: MTESAPARIFPDRTEACRILAAEVAELVRSINNAGRPAVLGLATGRTPLPFYAELIRLHQAGELSFANVISFNLDEYLGLSHGHPESYRTFMERELFSHVDMRPENINIPNGNPDDISARCAAYEKAIRDAGGIDFQLLGIGRTGHIGFNEPGSPRDSRTRQVELDPITREDAAPSFGGLEHVPTHAISMGCGTILEARKIALLAWGDGKASIVKEALTGPITDQVSASFLQEHPDATFYLDAEAGSEL, translated from the coding sequence ATGACCGAGTCCGCTCCCGCACGAATCTTCCCCGATCGTACCGAAGCCTGCCGCATTCTCGCAGCCGAAGTCGCCGAACTCGTCCGCTCGATCAACAACGCCGGCCGCCCCGCCGTGCTTGGTCTCGCGACCGGTCGCACCCCCCTGCCCTTCTACGCCGAACTGATCCGCCTGCATCAAGCCGGTGAACTCTCGTTCGCCAACGTGATTTCCTTCAATCTCGACGAGTATCTCGGCCTCTCGCACGGCCATCCGGAGAGCTACCGCACCTTCATGGAGCGCGAGCTTTTCAGCCACGTCGACATGCGACCGGAGAACATCAACATCCCGAACGGCAATCCCGACGACATTTCGGCCCGTTGCGCCGCCTATGAAAAGGCGATCCGCGATGCTGGCGGCATCGACTTCCAGCTCCTCGGGATCGGCCGCACCGGTCACATCGGCTTCAATGAACCCGGTTCGCCCCGCGACAGCCGGACCCGCCAGGTCGAGCTCGACCCGATCACCCGCGAAGATGCCGCGCCATCCTTCGGAGGGCTGGAGCACGTGCCCACCCACGCCATCTCGATGGGCTGCGGCACCATCCTGGAGGCACGGAAAATCGCCCTGCTCGCCTGGGGCGACGGAAAAGCATCCATCGTGAAGGAAGCACTCACGGGCCCAATCACCGACCAGGTGAGTGCGTCGTTCCTGCAAGAACATCCCGACGCGACCTTCTACCTCGATGCCGAGGCGGGCTCCGAACTTTGA
- a CDS encoding diacylglycerol/lipid kinase family protein has product MKGPHRYPLIFNPKARSQKGRRALGFLMDHATRFALYATSSAEEARDLAAAFARNGEPVVIAAGGDGTLNAVVQGLSGSQTALGVLPAGTMNVFARELGIPFDNLSRAFEVIEEGRVREIDLFEANGIPFVQMAGVGFDAMVIEETTWESKKVLGPLAYLLAAVKVLGETPPRMLVTCDDGTQEEGVAVLAGNGSLYGGQFKLFHKADNRDSMLDVLVFKEAGYRLVLDSLRGLALGDLEHAGSTVSYLQAHALRVTADREVPVQVDGELMGRCTEVAFTNQDPGRLRVLAPEEPIGSRFAEAVKAMVSWTKWKPQEQKV; this is encoded by the coding sequence GTGAAGGGACCTCACCGGTATCCGCTCATTTTCAACCCCAAGGCACGCAGTCAAAAAGGCAGGCGGGCGCTTGGCTTTTTGATGGATCACGCGACTCGCTTCGCGCTCTACGCCACGAGCAGCGCCGAGGAGGCCCGCGATCTTGCCGCTGCCTTCGCCCGCAATGGCGAGCCGGTGGTCATCGCGGCGGGCGGCGATGGCACGCTGAACGCCGTGGTTCAGGGACTCTCCGGTTCGCAGACCGCGCTCGGCGTATTGCCCGCCGGCACCATGAATGTCTTCGCCCGCGAACTCGGCATTCCCTTCGACAACCTCTCCCGCGCCTTCGAGGTGATCGAAGAGGGGCGAGTACGGGAGATCGACCTTTTCGAGGCGAATGGCATCCCCTTCGTGCAGATGGCCGGCGTCGGCTTCGACGCAATGGTCATCGAGGAAACCACGTGGGAGAGCAAGAAGGTGCTCGGTCCCCTCGCCTACCTGCTGGCCGCGGTGAAGGTGCTCGGGGAAACCCCGCCGCGGATGCTGGTGACTTGCGATGACGGCACGCAGGAAGAAGGCGTGGCTGTCCTGGCGGGCAATGGCTCGCTCTACGGCGGCCAATTCAAGCTCTTCCACAAGGCCGACAATCGCGACAGCATGCTCGACGTGCTGGTCTTCAAGGAGGCCGGCTACAGGCTGGTGCTCGACTCGCTGCGCGGGCTCGCACTCGGCGACTTGGAACACGCGGGCTCCACCGTCAGCTACCTGCAAGCCCATGCGCTGCGCGTGACCGCCGACCGCGAGGTGCCCGTCCAGGTCGACGGGGAATTGATGGGGCGTTGTACTGAGGTGGCCTTCACCAATCAGGACCCCGGCCGCCTGAGGGTGCTTGCACCCGAAGAACCGATCGGCAGCCGTTTCGCGGAAGCGGTCAAGGCGATGGTCTCGTGGACGAAATGGAAACCCCAGGAGCAGAAGGTGTGA
- a CDS encoding SanA/YdcF family protein, translated as MRVPQKPSWKRWLKRIVVTVAVLCLLAVAFVAWANFAALHAGRGVLFDDLSKVPAGKVALVFGTDDRFQGRENLYFRYRIDAAEALWKAGKVRLILVSGDNSEKYYNEPEKMKAALIKRGIPKDRIVCDYAGLRTLDSVVRAKEVFGLDDMLFVSQRFHNERAAYLAKANGITYCGYNARDVAGQGGLKTKLREVGARVKMWLDVRVLGTRPKHLGEKIPLPE; from the coding sequence GTGAGGGTTCCGCAAAAGCCATCGTGGAAACGCTGGCTGAAACGGATCGTCGTCACGGTGGCAGTGCTTTGCCTGCTGGCGGTGGCATTCGTGGCGTGGGCGAATTTCGCCGCGCTCCACGCCGGCCGTGGCGTGCTGTTCGACGACCTTTCGAAGGTTCCTGCGGGCAAGGTCGCGCTGGTGTTCGGCACCGACGACCGTTTCCAAGGCCGCGAAAACTTGTACTTCCGCTACCGCATCGATGCGGCGGAAGCGTTATGGAAAGCGGGCAAGGTCCGGCTGATCCTCGTTTCCGGAGACAACAGCGAGAAATACTACAACGAGCCGGAGAAGATGAAGGCGGCGCTCATCAAGCGCGGCATCCCGAAGGACCGGATCGTCTGCGACTATGCCGGCCTGCGGACCTTGGACTCCGTGGTGCGGGCGAAGGAGGTCTTCGGCCTCGACGACATGCTCTTCGTCTCGCAGCGCTTTCACAACGAACGTGCCGCCTACCTCGCCAAGGCGAATGGCATCACCTACTGCGGCTACAATGCCCGCGACGTGGCCGGCCAAGGCGGACTGAAAACGAAGCTCCGCGAGGTCGGCGCGCGGGTGAAGATGTGGCTGGACGTGCGGGTGCTCGGAACCAGGCCGAAGCATCTGGGGGAGAAGATCCCCTTGCCGGAGTAG
- a CDS encoding MFS transporter translates to MSEKPRLSFWQIWNMSFGFFGIQFGWGLQMGNMSAIYEYLGAKESELPLLWLAAPLTGLIVQPIIGAMSDRTWHPFWGRRRPYFLVGAILSSLALFLMPHSGALWMAAGLLWVLDASVNISMEPFRAFVADLLPHQQRTVGFAMQSVFIGAGAVIASKLPGWLRDHGGVSAVTGAGQPIPQTVHVAFAVGAVVFLLAVLWTVFTTKEHPPSPDEKPPEHSGMHEILSALKQMPARMKQLAVVQFFTWMGLFCMWIFFSVAVARNVLGATDTNSQLYKDGIDLANNCFAVYNLVAFFAAMGFLWLGRVCSAKRIHFVSLLLGGLGLASAGVVKDHAVLQWVCFSGIGIAWASILSMPYAMLSSALPANRMGVYMGIFNFFIVIPQILVAIVLSRVMEHFEGFNRLSAVVLGGICLLIAAAFTLMVKDDQPATP, encoded by the coding sequence ATGTCTGAAAAACCCCGCCTCTCGTTCTGGCAGATCTGGAACATGTCCTTCGGCTTCTTCGGCATCCAGTTCGGCTGGGGCCTGCAGATGGGCAATATGTCCGCGATCTATGAGTATCTAGGCGCCAAGGAAAGCGAACTGCCCCTTCTGTGGCTGGCCGCCCCGCTCACCGGGCTCATCGTCCAGCCCATCATCGGCGCGATGTCCGACCGCACCTGGCACCCGTTTTGGGGCCGGCGGCGGCCGTATTTCCTCGTGGGAGCCATCCTGTCGTCGCTCGCCCTGTTCCTGATGCCCCACTCCGGCGCGCTTTGGATGGCGGCGGGGCTGCTGTGGGTCCTCGACGCCTCGGTGAATATCAGCATGGAGCCGTTCCGGGCGTTCGTCGCCGATTTGCTGCCGCACCAGCAGCGCACCGTGGGCTTCGCCATGCAGTCGGTCTTCATCGGGGCCGGCGCGGTGATCGCCTCGAAGCTCCCCGGCTGGCTGCGCGACCATGGCGGGGTCAGCGCCGTCACCGGAGCCGGGCAGCCGATCCCCCAGACCGTGCACGTCGCCTTTGCCGTCGGCGCGGTCGTGTTCCTGCTGGCCGTGCTGTGGACCGTCTTCACCACCAAGGAGCATCCGCCCTCGCCCGACGAAAAACCACCGGAGCACTCGGGCATGCATGAGATCCTCTCGGCGCTCAAGCAGATGCCCGCTCGGATGAAGCAGCTCGCCGTGGTCCAGTTCTTCACTTGGATGGGCCTCTTCTGCATGTGGATCTTTTTCAGCGTGGCCGTCGCGAGGAATGTCCTCGGTGCCACCGACACGAATTCCCAGCTCTACAAGGACGGCATCGACCTCGCGAACAACTGCTTCGCGGTCTACAACCTCGTCGCCTTCTTCGCCGCCATGGGCTTCCTGTGGCTCGGCCGGGTCTGCTCGGCCAAGCGCATCCATTTCGTCTCGCTGCTGCTCGGCGGCCTCGGGCTGGCCTCGGCCGGCGTCGTGAAGGATCACGCCGTGCTCCAATGGGTCTGCTTCAGCGGCATTGGCATCGCCTGGGCGTCCATCCTCTCGATGCCCTACGCGATGCTTTCCTCCGCCCTGCCGGCGAACCGGATGGGCGTTTACATGGGCATCTTCAACTTCTTCATCGTGATCCCGCAGATCCTCGTCGCCATCGTGCTCAGCCGGGTGATGGAGCATTTCGAAGGCTTCAACCGCCTGTCTGCCGTGGTGCTCGGCGGCATCTGCCTGCTCATCGCCGCCGCCTTCACGCTGATGGTGAAAGACGACCAACCCGCCACCCCATGA